Proteins encoded together in one Microbacterium oxydans window:
- a CDS encoding PaaX family transcriptional regulator C-terminal domain-containing protein — protein sequence MTSDRGDAPVLDDIDARPGSTASLLRTLVGVFLRPLGGWISAADLVTLAGELGIPPAQARTGITRLKQKGLLLAERGDAIGYRLNPAAVGMLERGDRRIFEMREMTDADPWCLVSFSIPESARSVRHQLRRRLQWIGAGVVSPALWICPGHLRDEAAQILEELDARRWATLFQASAPAPAGTLVDAAAQWWDLEALRSDHLAFQASLDALPAEPFAAYVQLIDRWRVLPYTDPGLPPSMLPDDWPGRRSFDEFARLSAALAEPAWERVRDLSRADGPSSP from the coding sequence GTGACTTCTGACCGCGGGGATGCACCCGTCCTGGACGACATCGATGCGCGTCCCGGCAGCACCGCCTCGCTGCTGCGGACGCTCGTCGGCGTCTTCCTGCGCCCGCTCGGCGGGTGGATCTCGGCGGCCGACCTGGTCACGCTCGCGGGTGAGCTGGGCATCCCGCCCGCGCAGGCCCGCACGGGCATCACCCGACTCAAGCAGAAGGGACTGCTGCTCGCCGAGCGCGGCGACGCGATCGGCTACCGACTGAATCCGGCCGCGGTCGGGATGCTGGAGCGCGGTGATCGCCGCATCTTCGAGATGCGCGAGATGACGGACGCGGATCCGTGGTGCCTGGTGTCGTTCTCGATCCCCGAGAGCGCGCGGAGCGTGCGGCATCAGCTCCGCCGTCGGCTGCAGTGGATCGGCGCGGGAGTCGTCTCGCCCGCGCTGTGGATCTGCCCCGGGCACCTCCGGGACGAGGCCGCACAGATCCTCGAAGAGCTGGATGCCCGCCGCTGGGCGACCCTCTTCCAGGCGTCCGCCCCCGCGCCGGCCGGCACGCTCGTCGACGCCGCGGCGCAGTGGTGGGACCTGGAGGCGCTGCGCTCCGACCACCTCGCCTTCCAGGCCTCGCTCGACGCGCTCCCCGCCGAGCCGTTCGCTGCCTATGTGCAGCTCATCGACCGGTGGCGGGTGCTGCCCTACACCGACCCCGGGCTGCCCCCGTCGATGCTGCCGGATGACTGGCCGGGACGCCGCAGCTTCGACGAGTTCGCCCGCCTGTCCGCGGCTCTCGCCGAACCCGCGTGGGAGCGCGTGCGCGACCTCAGTCGTGCAGACGGGCCGTCGTCGCCCTGA
- a CDS encoding LacI family DNA-binding transcriptional regulator has protein sequence MSGRTTIHDVARAAGVSVSTVSKAVNGRYGIADATVQRVLDAVRELGYESSLVASSMRARRTGVVGVLLADFEPFSAEILKGVGAAMHDTAFDLLAYSGSRHGASEGWERRSLSRLSGTLIDAAIMVTPTVVSAATEIPVVAIDPHTGRADLPTVESDSFGGALTATRHLIELGHRRIGFLGGRPDLRSAGLRDAGYRRALSDAGIPVDPSLIRLGRYELETTREAARVLLAGPARPTAVFAANDLSAIAVIDVAHDLGLRVPEDLSVIGFDDVPEASRRALPLTTIRQPMQRLGAVAADMVFTLLGGGEVEQTHVTLPTRLVVRATTARLHD, from the coding sequence ATGAGCGGGAGAACGACGATCCACGACGTCGCCAGGGCGGCCGGGGTGTCGGTGTCGACCGTCTCCAAGGCCGTGAACGGGCGCTACGGGATCGCGGATGCCACCGTGCAGCGGGTGCTCGATGCGGTGCGCGAGCTGGGCTACGAGTCCAGCCTGGTCGCGAGCAGCATGCGCGCGCGTCGGACCGGGGTCGTCGGCGTGCTCCTCGCCGACTTCGAGCCGTTCAGCGCCGAGATCCTGAAGGGTGTCGGTGCCGCCATGCACGACACTGCCTTCGACCTCCTCGCGTACAGCGGCTCCCGACACGGCGCCAGCGAAGGATGGGAGCGCCGCTCGCTGAGTCGTCTTTCTGGCACGCTGATCGACGCGGCCATCATGGTGACGCCGACGGTCGTGAGCGCGGCCACCGAGATCCCGGTCGTCGCGATCGACCCGCACACCGGCCGCGCCGATCTGCCGACAGTGGAGTCGGACAGCTTCGGCGGCGCCCTCACGGCGACCCGCCACCTCATCGAACTCGGCCATCGACGGATCGGGTTCCTCGGCGGACGACCCGACCTGCGCTCCGCCGGGCTGCGTGACGCGGGCTACCGGCGGGCGCTGTCCGACGCGGGCATCCCGGTCGATCCGTCGCTGATCCGGCTGGGCCGCTACGAGCTGGAGACGACGAGGGAGGCGGCCCGGGTGCTGCTCGCGGGCCCCGCGCGCCCCACCGCGGTGTTCGCCGCGAACGACCTGTCGGCCATCGCGGTGATCGACGTCGCGCACGATCTGGGGCTGCGGGTGCCGGAGGACCTCTCGGTGATCGGCTTCGACGACGTGCCCGAGGCGTCCCGGCGGGCGCTGCCGTTGACGACCATCCGTCAGCCGATGCAGCGGCTCGGCGCCGTCGCCGCCGACATGGTGTTCACGCTCCTCGGCGGGGGAGAGGTCGAGCAGACGCACGTCACGCTCCCGACCCGTCTCGTCGTCAGGGCGACGACGGCCCGTCTGCACGACTGA
- a CDS encoding carbohydrate ABC transporter permease: MPRRRREATARLEVLLLAGPALLVFLAFVIFPVLMAAFYGFFSWQGYGPPTEFVGLKNYLTILQDPLFHDALTHNGIILVMSLVLQGPVAIALALLLNRRMRGQSLIRVLIFVPYVISEVVVGTGWSLMLQTSGAFNALLTDMGLGFLANDWLSDPSIAIWTLMAIITWKYVGFAVILFLAGLQGIPEELFEAAAIDGASYWQIQRRITLPLLAPTLRIWAFLSIIGSLQLFDLVYIIWGQYIASTAGTSTMATYMVSEGRNAGNYGYGNAVAVVLFLISLVVALIYQRAVLRRDTQGALTGSSTRRKKKDR, translated from the coding sequence ATGCCGCGGCGAAGGCGTGAGGCGACCGCCCGGCTGGAAGTGCTCCTTCTGGCCGGGCCCGCCCTGCTCGTCTTCCTCGCCTTCGTCATCTTCCCGGTGCTGATGGCCGCGTTCTACGGCTTCTTCAGCTGGCAGGGATACGGACCGCCGACGGAGTTCGTCGGCCTGAAGAACTACCTCACAATCCTGCAGGACCCGCTCTTCCACGACGCCCTCACGCACAACGGGATCATCCTCGTGATGTCGCTCGTGCTGCAGGGGCCGGTCGCGATCGCGCTGGCGCTGCTGCTGAACCGGCGGATGCGCGGGCAGTCGCTGATCCGCGTGCTGATCTTCGTCCCGTACGTGATCTCCGAGGTGGTCGTCGGAACCGGCTGGAGCCTGATGCTCCAGACCAGCGGCGCCTTCAACGCCCTGCTCACCGACATGGGGCTCGGCTTCCTGGCGAACGACTGGCTGTCCGATCCGAGCATCGCCATCTGGACCCTCATGGCGATCATCACCTGGAAGTACGTGGGCTTCGCCGTCATCCTCTTCCTCGCGGGCCTCCAGGGGATCCCCGAGGAGCTGTTCGAGGCGGCGGCGATCGACGGCGCCTCGTACTGGCAGATCCAGCGGCGCATCACGCTGCCGCTGCTGGCACCGACGCTGCGCATCTGGGCGTTCCTGTCGATCATCGGGTCGCTGCAGCTCTTCGACCTCGTGTACATCATCTGGGGGCAGTACATCGCCTCCACCGCCGGCACCTCGACCATGGCCACGTACATGGTCTCCGAGGGGCGCAACGCCGGCAACTACGGATACGGGAACGCCGTCGCGGTCGTGCTCTTCCTGATCTCCCTCGTCGTCGCCCTGATCTATCAGCGGGCGGTCCTGCGACGTGACACCCAGGGCGCGCTGACCGGATCCTCCACCCGACGGAAGAAGAAGGACCGATGA
- a CDS encoding carbohydrate ABC transporter permease, which produces MTTTSVIVTRPRGLRGRARPRLPWANPAVYFIALIAVGLMLAPIAYIIVGGFRTNAQITADPAGLPQPWVFANYLDVLTGDIFWRQVLNSLVVALSTTLGVVALGLMAAYVLARYRFAGRGVLYAFFAAGLMFPLTVAITPLYIVVRSLGLMNSLGGVILPQIAFALPTTIIILVPFLRAIPDEIQEAAFIDGCSRLGFFWRMVLPLSLPGVITTGILAFIGSWNGYLLPLFILNDAASFTLPLGVQSFASQYSVDTAKVLAFTSLSMIPALIFFSLFERRIVGGLTGAVKG; this is translated from the coding sequence ATGACTACCACCTCCGTAATCGTCACGCGCCCCCGCGGCCTCCGGGGGCGCGCACGCCCGCGGCTGCCCTGGGCGAACCCGGCGGTGTACTTCATCGCTCTGATCGCCGTCGGGCTGATGCTCGCCCCGATCGCGTACATCATCGTGGGCGGGTTCCGCACCAACGCCCAGATCACCGCCGACCCCGCCGGGCTGCCGCAGCCGTGGGTGTTCGCGAACTACCTCGACGTGCTCACGGGCGACATCTTCTGGCGCCAGGTGCTCAACTCGCTCGTCGTCGCCCTGTCGACCACGCTGGGCGTCGTCGCGCTCGGGCTGATGGCCGCGTACGTGCTCGCGCGGTATCGGTTCGCCGGGCGCGGAGTCCTCTACGCGTTCTTCGCCGCGGGTCTGATGTTCCCGCTGACCGTCGCGATCACACCGCTCTACATCGTGGTCCGCAGCCTCGGTCTCATGAACTCGCTGGGCGGGGTCATCCTCCCCCAGATCGCGTTCGCGCTTCCGACGACGATCATCATCCTGGTGCCGTTCCTGCGCGCGATCCCGGACGAGATCCAGGAGGCGGCGTTCATCGACGGATGCAGCCGCCTCGGCTTCTTCTGGCGGATGGTGCTGCCGCTCTCCCTCCCCGGGGTGATCACGACCGGCATCCTGGCGTTCATCGGGAGCTGGAACGGCTATCTGCTTCCGCTGTTCATCCTCAACGACGCCGCCTCCTTCACCTTGCCGCTCGGGGTGCAGTCGTTCGCCTCGCAGTACTCGGTCGACACCGCGAAGGTGCTGGCGTTCACCTCGCTGTCGATGATCCCCGCGCTGATCTTCTTCAGCCTGTTCGAACGGCGCATCGTCGGCGGTCTCACCGGCGCGGTCAAGGGTTGA
- a CDS encoding kynureninase produces the protein MTAPRESDPRDAALLDAARALDAADPLRGHLDAFAEAPGVTAYLDGNSLGRPLRDAPEKLAAFVREDWGTRLIRSWDEQWMALPMELGDRIARTALGAAAGQTVVADSTSVLIYKLMRAALGRAEGTDDGGTPRTELVIEAGNFPTDRFLAEGVAAETGMTLRWIEPDPVSGVTVADIEAVVSEGTALVSLSHVDYRSGALADMRAITASVHEVGALMMWDLCHSAGVVPMQLDEWGVDMAVGCTYKYLNGGPGSPAFAYLRRDLQGVLRQPIQGWWSAADIFAMGPEYVPSDDIRQLLSGTPPVTSMLAMQGMLDLIEQSTIEGVRAKSRSLTDLAVRAYDEVLAPLGVRLLSPRDADLRGGHVTIGHPDFREVTRRLWAEGIIPDFRFPDGIRLGLSPLSTSHVETITGVLAVRDALESGDF, from the coding sequence ATGACCGCTCCCCGTGAATCCGACCCCCGCGACGCCGCCCTGCTCGATGCGGCCCGCGCCCTCGACGCGGCCGATCCGCTGCGCGGCCACCTGGACGCGTTCGCCGAGGCCCCCGGCGTGACGGCCTACCTCGACGGCAACTCGCTCGGCCGTCCCCTGCGCGACGCCCCGGAGAAGCTCGCGGCGTTCGTGCGCGAGGACTGGGGCACGCGGCTCATCCGCTCCTGGGACGAGCAGTGGATGGCGCTGCCGATGGAGCTCGGCGACCGCATCGCCCGCACAGCCCTCGGCGCCGCGGCCGGTCAGACCGTCGTCGCCGACTCGACCAGCGTGCTCATCTACAAGCTCATGCGCGCGGCCCTCGGACGGGCCGAGGGAACCGATGACGGAGGGACACCCCGCACGGAGCTCGTGATCGAGGCGGGCAACTTCCCCACCGACCGGTTCCTCGCCGAGGGCGTCGCCGCCGAGACGGGGATGACGCTGCGGTGGATCGAGCCCGACCCGGTGTCCGGCGTCACGGTCGCGGACATCGAGGCGGTCGTCTCCGAGGGCACCGCCCTGGTGTCGCTGAGCCACGTCGACTACCGCTCCGGTGCTCTCGCCGACATGCGCGCGATCACGGCATCCGTGCACGAGGTCGGCGCGCTGATGATGTGGGACCTGTGCCACTCGGCGGGCGTCGTCCCGATGCAGCTCGACGAGTGGGGCGTCGACATGGCCGTCGGCTGCACGTACAAGTACCTGAACGGAGGGCCGGGCTCCCCCGCCTTCGCCTACCTGCGCCGCGATCTCCAGGGCGTGCTGCGCCAGCCGATCCAGGGGTGGTGGAGCGCGGCCGACATCTTCGCGATGGGCCCGGAGTATGTCCCGTCCGACGACATCCGCCAGCTGCTGAGCGGCACCCCGCCGGTGACCTCGATGCTCGCGATGCAGGGGATGCTCGACCTCATCGAGCAGTCCACGATCGAGGGCGTGCGGGCGAAGTCCCGGTCGCTGACCGACCTCGCGGTGCGCGCCTACGACGAGGTCCTCGCGCCGCTCGGCGTGCGGCTGCTGAGCCCGCGGGACGCCGATCTCCGCGGCGGTCACGTGACGATCGGCCACCCCGACTTCCGTGAGGTCACGCGCCGGCTGTGGGCCGAGGGCATCATCCCCGACTTCCGCTTCCCGGACGGCATCCGCCTCGGACTCTCCCCGCTGAGCACCTCGCACGTCGAGACGATCACGGGCGTGCTCGCGGTGCGCGACGCCCTGGAGTCCGGTGACTTCTGA
- a CDS encoding extracellular solute-binding protein: protein MISRRLPLASAAVLAVGALALSGCTANDSGDDGGSTSMTLWHNSTTGPGVDFWKQTVADYEKENPGVTIDIQSIQNEDLDGKLQTALNSGDAPDIFLQRGGGKMAAMVKAGQLKDLTDVISGPAAEEIPDAAYSASSLNDKIYAMPIAVLPGGLFYSQDLFDQAGITENPTTMAELEAATGALRTAGVEPIALGAKDAWPAAHWYYWLALRECSPDTLAKAADEGDFSDDCWARAGEDLQDFAATEPFNSGFLTTTAQQGAGSSAGLIANHQAAMELMGAWDPGVIGSLTPDQKPLPDLGWFPFPEIEGGEGLPGSMMGGVDGFSCSVDAPAACGDFLNYLGTSEVQTAYYKAFNAPPVNTVAQEAVTEPYLKTILETYNAAPYASQWLDTVYGQNIGNALNVAVVSMLAGQGTPEDIVKAVKDAAAKA, encoded by the coding sequence ATGATCAGCAGAAGGCTCCCCCTCGCCTCCGCGGCGGTTCTCGCCGTCGGGGCACTCGCCCTCTCCGGCTGCACGGCGAACGACTCCGGCGACGACGGCGGCTCGACCAGCATGACCCTCTGGCACAACTCGACGACCGGCCCCGGGGTCGATTTCTGGAAGCAGACCGTCGCCGACTACGAGAAGGAGAACCCCGGCGTCACGATCGACATCCAGTCCATCCAGAACGAGGATCTCGACGGCAAACTGCAGACCGCGCTCAACTCGGGCGACGCCCCCGACATCTTCCTGCAGCGCGGCGGCGGCAAGATGGCGGCCATGGTCAAGGCCGGCCAGCTCAAGGACCTCACCGACGTGATCAGCGGACCGGCCGCCGAGGAGATCCCGGATGCCGCGTACTCGGCGAGCAGCCTGAACGACAAGATCTACGCGATGCCGATCGCCGTGCTCCCGGGCGGGCTCTTCTACAGCCAGGACCTGTTCGACCAGGCGGGGATCACCGAGAACCCCACCACGATGGCCGAGCTGGAGGCGGCGACCGGGGCCCTGCGCACCGCCGGCGTCGAGCCCATCGCCCTCGGCGCGAAGGACGCATGGCCCGCCGCCCACTGGTACTACTGGCTCGCGCTGCGCGAGTGCAGCCCCGACACGCTCGCGAAGGCCGCCGACGAGGGCGACTTCAGCGACGACTGCTGGGCGCGTGCCGGTGAAGACCTGCAGGACTTCGCAGCGACCGAGCCCTTCAACTCGGGATTCCTCACGACCACGGCGCAGCAGGGCGCCGGCAGCTCCGCCGGCCTCATCGCGAACCACCAGGCGGCGATGGAGCTGATGGGCGCCTGGGATCCCGGCGTGATCGGCTCGCTGACCCCCGACCAGAAGCCGCTCCCCGACCTGGGCTGGTTCCCCTTCCCCGAGATCGAGGGCGGAGAGGGACTCCCCGGATCGATGATGGGCGGTGTCGACGGCTTCTCGTGCTCGGTCGACGCCCCCGCCGCGTGCGGCGACTTCCTGAACTACCTGGGCACGTCCGAGGTGCAGACCGCGTACTACAAGGCGTTCAACGCCCCGCCCGTGAACACGGTGGCGCAGGAGGCGGTCACCGAGCCGTACCTGAAGACCATCCTGGAGACCTACAACGCGGCCCCTTACGCGTCGCAGTGGCTCGACACCGTCTACGGACAGAACATCGGCAACGCCCTGAACGTCGCCGTCGTCAGCATGCTGGCGGGACAGGGAACACCGGAGGACATCGTCAAGGCTGTCAAGGATGCCGCGGCGAAGGCGTGA